A genomic region of Caulobacter vibrioides contains the following coding sequences:
- a CDS encoding peptidylprolyl isomerase, producing MTVSKIARRALIGALCLFAAAPALAAGKPRVAIQTDKGTIVVELEDKKAPITAENFLRYVDKRRFDGGHFFRANRAKGAPGQGSIQGQPKPYSRRAPPIAHESTLKTGLKHKTGAISMGRDAPGSATADFFICASPQPYLDAKPGKSDAAQGYAVFGYVVEGMDVVKKILSGRTDGPTNVPSMKGQILNPPVKIISMKRV from the coding sequence ATGACCGTTTCGAAGATCGCCCGCCGCGCGCTGATCGGCGCGCTCTGCCTGTTCGCCGCCGCCCCCGCCCTGGCCGCCGGCAAGCCGCGCGTGGCGATCCAGACCGACAAGGGGACCATCGTCGTCGAGCTGGAGGACAAGAAGGCCCCGATCACGGCCGAGAACTTCCTGCGCTATGTCGACAAGCGCCGCTTCGACGGCGGCCATTTCTTCCGCGCCAACCGAGCCAAGGGCGCGCCGGGCCAGGGCTCGATCCAGGGCCAGCCCAAGCCCTATTCCCGCCGCGCCCCGCCGATCGCCCACGAGAGCACGCTGAAGACCGGCCTCAAGCACAAGACCGGCGCCATCTCGATGGGCCGCGACGCCCCCGGCAGCGCCACCGCCGACTTCTTCATCTGCGCCAGCCCCCAGCCCTATCTCGACGCCAAACCCGGCAAGAGCGACGCCGCCCAGGGCTATGCGGTGTTCGGCTATGTCGTCGAAGGCATGGACGTCGTGAAGAAGATCCTCAGCGGCCGGACGGACGGCCCCACCAACGTGCCGTCCATGAAGGGCCAGATCCTGAACCCGCCAGT
- a CDS encoding MFS transporter, giving the protein MGAKSQAAPAKGRDTMVVGASSLGTVFEWYDFYLYGSLAPIITSHFFSGVNETTGFILALLAFAAGFAIRPLGALIFGRLGDLWGRKNTFLITMLLMGVSTFVVGLLPSYAQIGVAAPIALVLMRLVQGLALGGEYGGAATYVAEHAPPGKRGFYTSWIQTTATIGLFLSLAVILVARIQLGEEAFKAWGWRIPFLVSLLLLGVSLWIRLKLHESPTFERMIAEGKGSKKPLAEAFGNWPNLKIVLLALVGLTMGQAVVWYTGQFYALFFLEKTLKLDGALANTLVAVALLIGTPFFVICGWLSDKIGRKPIIILGCLLAALTYFPIFKAITTYANPVLAKAEATAPVVVSADTATCAFQFDLIGKAQFNTPCDVAKAYLAKAGVSYSVQAAPAGTPTTVQVGGVTLNGLDSKGATGQAFADARKAWEADLGEQLKAAGYPAKADPALVNKPVVVGLLALLVIYVTMVYGPIAAMLVELFPTRIRYTAMSLPYHIGNGWFGGFLPTTAFAIVAATGDIYSGLWYPVIIAGITAVVGGLFLKDTRHNRLED; this is encoded by the coding sequence ATGGGGGCCAAAAGCCAGGCCGCTCCGGCCAAGGGGCGTGACACCATGGTCGTGGGGGCGTCGTCGCTCGGCACGGTGTTCGAGTGGTACGACTTCTATCTCTACGGCTCGCTGGCGCCGATCATCACCAGCCACTTCTTCTCGGGCGTGAACGAGACCACGGGCTTCATCCTGGCCCTGCTGGCGTTCGCCGCCGGGTTCGCGATCCGGCCGCTGGGGGCGCTGATCTTCGGGCGTCTGGGCGACCTGTGGGGGCGCAAGAACACCTTCCTGATCACCATGCTGTTGATGGGGGTCTCGACCTTCGTCGTCGGCCTTCTGCCGTCCTACGCCCAGATCGGCGTGGCCGCGCCGATCGCCCTGGTGCTGATGCGCCTGGTGCAGGGCCTGGCGCTGGGCGGCGAGTACGGCGGCGCAGCGACCTATGTGGCCGAGCACGCCCCGCCCGGGAAGCGCGGCTTCTACACCAGCTGGATCCAGACGACGGCGACCATCGGCCTGTTCCTGTCGCTGGCCGTGATCCTGGTCGCCCGCATCCAGCTGGGCGAGGAGGCGTTCAAGGCCTGGGGCTGGCGCATCCCGTTCTTGGTCTCGCTGCTCTTGCTGGGCGTGTCGCTGTGGATCCGCCTGAAGCTGCACGAAAGCCCGACCTTCGAGCGCATGATCGCCGAGGGCAAGGGCAGCAAGAAGCCGCTGGCCGAGGCGTTCGGTAACTGGCCCAATCTGAAGATCGTGCTGCTGGCGCTGGTGGGCCTGACCATGGGCCAGGCGGTGGTCTGGTACACCGGCCAGTTCTACGCCCTGTTCTTCCTGGAAAAGACCCTGAAGCTGGACGGGGCCCTGGCCAACACCCTGGTGGCGGTGGCGCTCTTGATCGGCACGCCGTTCTTCGTGATCTGCGGCTGGCTGTCGGACAAGATCGGCCGCAAGCCGATCATCATCCTGGGCTGCCTGCTGGCGGCGCTGACCTATTTCCCGATCTTCAAGGCGATCACCACCTACGCCAACCCCGTCCTGGCCAAGGCCGAGGCCACCGCCCCGGTGGTGGTGAGCGCTGATACGGCCACCTGCGCCTTCCAGTTCGACCTGATCGGCAAGGCCCAGTTCAACACCCCCTGCGACGTGGCCAAGGCCTATCTGGCCAAGGCCGGGGTCAGCTACAGCGTCCAGGCCGCACCGGCGGGGACGCCCACCACGGTCCAGGTCGGCGGCGTCACCCTGAACGGCCTCGATTCCAAGGGCGCGACCGGCCAGGCCTTCGCCGACGCCCGCAAGGCCTGGGAGGCGGATCTCGGCGAGCAGCTGAAGGCCGCCGGCTATCCGGCCAAGGCCGACCCGGCCCTGGTCAACAAGCCCGTCGTCGTCGGGCTGCTGGCCCTGCTGGTGATCTATGTGACCATGGTCTACGGCCCGATCGCGGCCATGCTGGTCGAGCTGTTCCCGACCCGCATCCGCTACACGGCCATGTCGCTGCCCTATCACATCGGCAACGGCTGGTTCGGCGGCTTCCTGCCCACCACGGCCTTCGCGATCGTGGCGGCCACGGGCGATATCTATTCGGGCCTCTGGTACCCGGTGATCATCGCCGGGATCACCGCGGTGGTCGGCGGCCTCTTCCTGAAGGATACGCGGCACAACCGGCTCGAAGACTAG
- a CDS encoding RNA polymerase sigma factor — MMAQEDEDRRAWFRREILPLEPDLLAYARRFCRDGQTDPEDLVHEAFARAIACRTWREVGNPGAFATRILRNCALDALRRRKVLTITAVADFDRIEPLDEAPSAQAVIESREELRLLAEAIAELPTQCRRVFTLRKVYSLSPDEIAVRLGLSVSTVEKHLVKGLRYCSDKLGRRIGRKSKVDEGRSWSARRDHDAKR; from the coding sequence TTGATGGCTCAAGAGGACGAAGACAGGCGCGCCTGGTTTCGGCGTGAAATCCTGCCGCTGGAGCCGGATCTGCTGGCCTATGCGCGACGGTTCTGTCGCGACGGCCAGACCGATCCGGAAGACCTGGTTCATGAGGCTTTCGCCCGCGCGATCGCCTGCAGGACCTGGCGCGAGGTCGGTAATCCGGGCGCGTTCGCCACCCGCATCCTGCGCAACTGCGCGCTGGACGCGCTGCGTCGCCGCAAGGTGCTGACCATCACCGCGGTGGCCGACTTCGACCGCATCGAGCCGCTGGACGAGGCGCCCAGCGCCCAGGCCGTGATCGAATCACGCGAAGAGCTGCGACTGCTGGCCGAAGCGATCGCGGAGCTGCCGACACAGTGTCGACGCGTCTTCACGTTGAGAAAAGTTTACAGTCTCTCGCCGGACGAGATAGCGGTTCGGCTGGGCCTATCCGTCTCTACTGTCGAGAAGCATTTGGTGAAGGGTCTTCGGTACTGTTCCGACAAGTTGGGACGACGTATCGGGCGTAAGAGTAAGGTCGACGAAGGACGCTCATGGAGCGCGAGACGGGATCACGACGCGAAGCGGTGA